TAACGGTGCATGATTTGCGCCGCGCCTCGCCAAAAGCGGCGCTCGTGCGTGAATTGTCGCCACGCGATTGCGTACGGCTGCACACACACTTCCTGTCGCTGAGCGATGACGACCGGCTGCTGCGGTTTGGGCAACGGGTTCCCGACCATCTGATCGAACACTACGTCGAGGGTATCGACTTTTCCCGCGATACGGTGTTCGGCGTCTTCGACGACAACCTCGAGTTGGTTGGTGTCGGTCATCTTGCCTATCTGCCTGACAACGGCGACAAGCGTACCGCGGAGTTCGGCGTGTCGGTGCTTGAGTGCGCCCGTGGCCGCGGCATCGGCACGCAACTGTTTGAGCGCGCCGCGATGCGTGGCCGGAATACCCGCGTGACGACGCTGTATATGCATTGCCTGTCGCGCAATTTGACGATGATGCACATCGCGAGGAAGGCTGGCATGAAAATCGAATACGCGCACGGGGAAGCCGACGCATACCTGACGCTGCCGCCAGCAGACCCATCCAGCATCATGGCCGAACTGCTGCAAGAACAGGCTGCGATGTTCGACTACGCGATGAAGCGCCAGGCGCGGCGCGCGTCCCAGCTATTCGATATTTTCCGCATGGTGCCTGCCGGGCTGGCCGCTTGATACCCTCACGCCTCACTGATGGTGTGAGGCTGGACGCGTCAAACCATCGCTGCAGATAGTCCATGTCGCCGGTCATCGCATAGCACGCTACGACCTCTGGCCACGATCCGACCGCGGCACGGAAGGCTGCCGTCGGCGTCGCAGCGCTTAGCCGGCGCGGCGCACACCCTCAGTGGGTGCGTCCGCGCGCGGATCATCGTCCGTCCCGCCTCCCAATCCGCCCCACTTTTCCAGCCGCACATTCACTTACGCCAACAAGCCAGCCCCACTGCGCCGGGACCGAGCAACGCAACGTATCCGCGTATCCCCCTCACGCCTCCAGCCAACACTGTCGCTGGCCTGTTGCCAGGCAGGAGCGCGTCCTACCGCTGCGCATGTGGGGGATTGACCCAAGTGCGAATATTTTGGGCAACGACAAAAATAACGCACTGAGTCCACGTGTCCACAAGACACCACGACTCTTTTGAAGCTTTGGTGATCTCAAGCTCTAATCGGAGGAAGGCAAACCGGAGCTGTGGACCGCCATGAAATGCGTGACCGAGTCGTCGAGTCCTCCGCCTCCGTCGATGTGGATCCTGAACGCGTGCGCAGCCGGCCAGCGAACTCAATATCCGCTGGCCTGATCCGCCGCTGATTCAAGAGGCGCGCGTCGCTGGCTACGGCAGCCGGCAGGGACAACCGACTGCAACGATGAGGCGCCGCTCAGCCAACGCGTGCGTTGGCCGATGCCACCGCAGTCATGTTGATGATGCGGCGCACGGTGGACGCCGGCGTCAGAATGTGCACAGCCTTTGCTACACCGAGCAAGAATGGCCCGACCGTTACGCCCTCCCCGCCAATCATCTTCAGCAGGTTGTACGTAATGTTGGCCGCCTCGACGTTCGGCATAATCAGTAGATTCGCCTCTCCGCTGAGCGTGGTGCCGGGCATCGCCTGCTTGCGGATTACTTCGGACAGCGCCGCATCGCCGTGCATTTCGCCGTCGACCTCTAAGTGCGCGGCACGCTCGGCAATCAACGCACGAGCCTGCGCCATACGCTGCGAGGAAGCCGTCGGCACGCTGCCGAAATTTGAGTTCGACAATAATGCGATCTTCGGCACGATGCCGAATTTCTCGACCTCGCGCGCCGCCAGGATCGCCATGTCGGCAAGCTGCTCCGCGCTCGGCACTTCGTTCACGTAGGTATCGCAAATGAACAAGTTACGGCCAGGCAACATCAGCAGGTTCATCGCCGCATAGTGCTGCGCGTCGCTGGCGCGGCCCAGCACCTGATCAATGTACTTTAGATGGCTATGGAACGATTCGATCAAGCCGCACACCATGCCGTCGGCGTCGCCGAGCCGCACCAGCATGGCGCCGATCAATGTGTTCGACTTGCGCATCGCGGCCTTGGCCACTTCGGGCGTCACGCCCGCGCGCGCGCCAAGCTCGTGGTAGTCCTGCCAGCACCGATGGTAACGCGGATCGTCTTCCGGATCGACGACCTC
This region of Mycetohabitans endofungorum genomic DNA includes:
- a CDS encoding GNAT family N-acetyltransferase, giving the protein MKALNSAPGPITVHDLRRASPKAALVRELSPRDCVRLHTHFLSLSDDDRLLRFGQRVPDHLIEHYVEGIDFSRDTVFGVFDDNLELVGVGHLAYLPDNGDKRTAEFGVSVLECARGRGIGTQLFERAAMRGRNTRVTTLYMHCLSRNLTMMHIARKAGMKIEYAHGEADAYLTLPPADPSSIMAELLQEQAAMFDYAMKRQARRASQLFDIFRMVPAGLAA